Within the Sylvia atricapilla isolate bSylAtr1 chromosome 10, bSylAtr1.pri, whole genome shotgun sequence genome, the region CCCCGAAAATCATCCCCAAAGGTCCGGTCGCCACCCTCGGCAGGGCAGCTGCGGCGTGGTGAGAACACACGGCCACCGTGGGAGGGGGGCTGCGGGAAGCGCTTGTGCAGCCACTGCCGCCCGTGGCTCGGGTGCCGGGAAGGCGGGAGGGTGTCGCggcagggggagagggagaCACCGTCGCCTTTTCCTAGCAGGGACACTCTGGTCTCCCGCTGCTCGGGCACTGCCCGCCTGCCAGGCCCCACGGCCATCCCCGGCACCATGGTGAGGAACATGGACGACTTTGACTTCTGCCTGCCTTCGCACGCCCAGGGCgtgctggaggggctgcagcagttcCGCACCAACCCCAAACTGGCCGACGTGACGCTGGTGGCGGGCGGGCGGGAGTTTCCCTGCCACCGAGGCATCCTGGCCCTCTGCAGCCACTACTTCTATGCCATGTTCTCCGGTGACTTTGCTGAGAGCATCGCAGCACGGGTGGAGCTAAAGGAAGTAGATCCCAGTGCGCTGGAGGTGCTGCTCGATTTTGCCTacacgggaaaggtcaccatcAACCAAGGCAATGTGGAGGGGCTGATGAGGACCTCCAGCCAGCTCCACTTCCCTGCTATCCAGAAGGTCTGCAGCCGCTACCTCCGGCAGCAGATGGATGCCACCAACTGCCTAGGTATCTGTGAGTTTGGTGAGAGCCATGGCTGCCCTGAGGTCTCCTCCAAGGCCTGGTCTTTCTTGCAGGAGAACTTTGAAGCCGTCTCTCTTCAGGAGGAGTTCCTCCAGCTCTCCAAGGAGAGGTTGGCTGTCTACCTCTCCAATGAccagctgcaggtgcaggaggAGCGGAGCCTGGTTGAGGCTGTACTGCGCTGGGTACGCCACGACCCGGGATCCCGAGCCCAGTTCCTGCCGGAGCTGCTGGAGTTGACCCACCTTGTCTTACTGCCTGACCAGTACCTGCAGAACCTCCTTGCCACTGAGCCACTTGTTCGTGACTCGGATGCCAGCAAGGCCCTTGTGGCCCGATCCCGCACCACGGTGGGTACCCCCTTCCCCTAAATGCTGCTCCCTGAGCCAGGAAGGAGGAGCCTGATGGCCCCACCCTGGCCCCTTCATCAGGGGCAGAGTGGCACCGGTGCCCTGAAGAACCCCTCAAGCCCACCACAGAAGCTAGaggaggtgctggtggtggtTGGTGGCCGTGTGCTGGAGGAtggtgaggatgaggagagggGGCTGGAAATGCCAGCTCCCACCAGGAACTTTGCCTTCTACAACCCCAAAAGCAGTAAGTGCTCCCCACTTCCTCCACCTTCCTCCATGTTAATTAACCATCTGTCTACCCAAAAGCCACCTCTTGCCAAACCAGTGTCAGTTTAGAGAGACACTGGTTGGGTTGGGCTTGAAATAGGGATGGCATAAAAAGTGCCATTGCCAGCTGTGGGGTCATTGCTTGGCTCTGCTGGGTTTCAGGGCGATGGATGGCTCTGCCTGACTTCCCTGATTACAACAAATGGGGCTTTTCCCTGGTGGCTCTGAACAACGATGTGTATGTCACAGGtcagtgccagggctgtgagTGCAGAGTGTGGGCTtcaaggagcagggatggagaacAGGGGACAATGATACGAGCATGAGGCACTGGTGTGGGGCCAGAGGCTCCTCTCTGAGCAAAATCCTCTCCTTACTGTCTGCTTGGACAAATCTGCCCCCTGGCAAGGAATACCCAGGGACAGTGCACGTGGAGAGGATTGACCTGTCCCTCTCTAGGTGGCTCCCGGGGGTCCCAGAATGACACGTGGTCAACAACACAGGCCTGGTGCTTctgccccagggatggtgtGTGGAATCCCATCGCTTCCATGCTGAGAGCCCGGACAAACCACACCAGCGCTGTCCTCAACGGTGAGATCTACGTCATCGGGGGTAAGGCTGCAAAGACCCTGTGGGTCCTGCTAGGGTGGGCTCCATGGgtgccccagagcagcagggtggCTGCAGTGTCCTGTCACCCTGCAGGGACGACAGTGGATGTGGTGGAGGTGGAGCGCTACGACCCCTACAACAAGAGCTGGTGTGCCATCAGCCCAGCCCTCAAGTATGTGAGCAATTTTGCAGCTGCCAGCTGCCTGGGCAAGCTCTATCTGGTGGGCTCCTGCGCTGTCAAGTACAACGCCCTCACTCTGCAGTGCTACAACCCTGTCCAAGGTGAGAGCTTACCCTGCTGCCacaccccagcagtgctgtccctgggagAGGGACTGAGGGGGACCCCCAGGCTGGTGACCAGCCCCAGACTGCCAGGCACGGTCCTGTGGGATGTGAGCAGGTGCTGACAGGGTGTGGTGATGGCTGTGGCACACGGCCCACAGCCCAGATGTGGctcacagcccacagcccagATGTGGCTGTTAGCAGCATGGACCTGAGTCACAGATGTGTGACACAGACCTGAGCTTCACTGGAGTGGAATCTAAAGCATTGGGGTGTGAGAGGCTGCCTGCCTTAGGAAGAAACTAATGCTCTGTGACAATGCCACCTTCTCAAGCAGACTCCTTCCTATCCCACAGCACCACTACAAACCACATCCCCACTCCCACTTTTTTTTATGTAAGACCCTGGACTGGACGGGGACTGTGGGTGCCAGTCTGCCTGGCTGGTCTGCCTCCTCCCTTTTGAATTCCCCCTGAAATAGCAATGCTTTTTTCAGCAACTGGCAGCTGCATCCAGAGCCAAGGGTGGGATGCACTGCTAATGACTGCTCCTTGCAGATCTGTGGAGTGTGATCACATCTCCCTTCATCCCCAAGTACCTCTCAGCCCCACGCTGTGCCACCCTGCGTGGGCTCATCTACCTCATCGGGGATAACACCAAGAAGGTCCACGTGTACAACCCAGAGGCCAACATCTGGCAGAAGGTGGGATGTGGGACCAGGCACGATCAGTCTCCCAGGGATATAGGGATGGTGTTCCCAGCTGCTTCCCCTCAGTGCCAGCTGCCCCCTTTCCTTCCTACCCACTCATTCCTTGGCTCTATtagcacctgcagagctgaggatgcctcattccttccttccctgctccccatcacaaggcagcagaggccccaaaccccacagaaagaaaagatgtggTAGGGGAACACATCTGGTGGGTCACCATGCTCTGTGGTGGGAGTAGGTCACCAAGGACTCCCTGCATTCCTCACCCTGTCCCTCACACAGGTGCAGCTCCTACACACCCTTCATGAGAATGGTGGgatggtggcactgggtgacCGGCTGTTTGTCACTGGTGGCCACTGGAAGGGCATGGACGGGGACTACCGGGTAGAGATGGAGGTGTATGACTGCACCAAGGACCTCTGGACGTGTGAGGGCTCCCTGCCCTGTCTCTGGCTCTtccacagctcctcctccaTCTTCATTGACACCTCCAAGTGGACAGAAGCTTTCCAGGGTGACCATGGGTGGTAGGAGAGCCTGCCACCCTATGCATCCATGCTACcccttttctgctgcctgttcAGGTTGGTGAGTGGAAAGTGGAAACCCCTGTGCCAGACCGGCTGGGGCATCAGAAGCATGTTCTCTCCCaccactgcagggaaaaggcttttccttaT harbors:
- the KLHL30 gene encoding kelch-like protein 30, whose product is MRRVPAQRRDRGPFPPAGRLGWPALLRAGATAPRGLKSPRKSSPKVRSPPSAGQLRRGENTRPPWEGGCGKRLCSHCRPWLGCREGGRVSRQGERETPSPFPSRDTLVSRCSGTARLPGPTAIPGTMVRNMDDFDFCLPSHAQGVLEGLQQFRTNPKLADVTLVAGGREFPCHRGILALCSHYFYAMFSGDFAESIAARVELKEVDPSALEVLLDFAYTGKVTINQGNVEGLMRTSSQLHFPAIQKVCSRYLRQQMDATNCLGICEFGESHGCPEVSSKAWSFLQENFEAVSLQEEFLQLSKERLAVYLSNDQLQVQEERSLVEAVLRWVRHDPGSRAQFLPELLELTHLVLLPDQYLQNLLATEPLVRDSDASKALVARSRTTGQSGTGALKNPSSPPQKLEEVLVVVGGRVLEDGEDEERGLEMPAPTRNFAFYNPKSRRWMALPDFPDYNKWGFSLVALNNDVYVTGGSRGSQNDTWSTTQAWCFCPRDGVWNPIASMLRARTNHTSAVLNGEIYVIGGTTVDVVEVERYDPYNKSWCAISPALKYVSNFAAASCLGKLYLVGSCAVKYNALTLQCYNPVQDLWSVITSPFIPKYLSAPRCATLRGLIYLIGDNTKKVHVYNPEANIWQKVQLLHTLHENGGMVALGDRLFVTGGHWKGMDGDYRVEMEVYDCTKDLWTCEGSLPCLWLFHSSSSIFIDTSKWTEAFQGDHGW